Proteins found in one Pyxidicoccus trucidator genomic segment:
- a CDS encoding ABC transporter permease, whose protein sequence is MSLHTTLRAMPTLLRVGFAEAVAYRAEMFIWVLSTTLPLVNMVLWMAVARTAPVGRFGQADFVGYFLATFVVRQLTSVWVAWVINWEVRQGTLAMRLLRPISPLWAYAAENVAGFPMRLLVAVPVMVLSVVLVGSKAVPQHAWQWGFFVLAVLGGWAITLLVNIAIGALSFFLGSSLKVMEVWLVLFFVCSGYMYPVELLPAGLRTLINWLPFRYQIGLPVELMTGAHDWREALVLLGAQWTWVALLGVLTVVLWKQGVKRFAAFGG, encoded by the coding sequence ATGAGCCTGCACACCACGCTGCGCGCCATGCCCACGCTGCTGCGGGTGGGCTTCGCCGAGGCGGTGGCCTACCGCGCGGAGATGTTCATCTGGGTGCTGTCCACCACCCTGCCGCTGGTCAACATGGTGCTCTGGATGGCGGTGGCGCGCACCGCGCCGGTGGGCCGCTTCGGGCAGGCGGACTTCGTGGGTTACTTCCTGGCCACCTTCGTGGTGCGCCAGCTCACCAGCGTCTGGGTCGCCTGGGTCATCAACTGGGAGGTGCGGCAGGGCACGCTGGCCATGCGCCTGCTACGCCCCATCTCCCCGCTGTGGGCGTACGCGGCGGAGAACGTCGCCGGCTTCCCCATGCGCCTGCTGGTGGCCGTGCCGGTGATGGTGCTCAGCGTGGTGCTGGTGGGCAGCAAGGCGGTGCCGCAGCACGCGTGGCAGTGGGGGTTCTTCGTGCTGGCGGTGCTGGGCGGGTGGGCCATCACCTTGCTGGTCAATATCGCCATTGGCGCGCTCAGCTTCTTCCTGGGCAGCAGCCTGAAGGTGATGGAGGTCTGGCTGGTGCTCTTCTTCGTCTGCTCTGGCTACATGTACCCGGTGGAATTGCTGCCCGCGGGGCTGCGCACCCTCATCAACTGGCTGCCGTTCCGCTACCAGATTGGCCTTCCGGTGGAGCTGATGACGGGCGCGCACGACTGGCGCGAGGCGCTGGTGCTGCTGGGAGCGCAGTGGACCTGGGTGGCGCTGCTGGGCGTGTTGACCGTCGTTCTGTGGAAGCAGGGCGTGAAGCGCTTCGCGGCGTTTGGAGGCTAG
- a CDS encoding ABC transporter permease yields MVRRYLRLLGIQLKASGLLALQYRADFFTEGVTSFFWTFTALAPLFVVYGERPVVEGWGFGEALLVVGWFTLLQGILEGAINPSLTGVVEHIRKGTLDFVLLKPADAQFLVSTQRFLPWRAFNVLTGLGLFVYAFVQLGRAPSLTGVLASVLLLGTSTLLLYSLWILTVSAAFFVVRVDNLTYLFTSIFDFARWPSSMFQGVAKGALTLVFTYVIPLALMTTFPAEAMLGRLPARSLVGAVVGSVAFAWVARRVWLRSIGHYTSASS; encoded by the coding sequence ATGGTGCGGCGCTACTTGCGGTTGTTGGGAATCCAGCTCAAAGCCTCCGGGCTGCTGGCGCTCCAGTACCGCGCGGACTTCTTCACCGAGGGAGTCACCTCCTTCTTCTGGACCTTCACCGCGCTGGCGCCGCTGTTCGTCGTGTACGGCGAGCGGCCCGTGGTGGAGGGGTGGGGCTTTGGCGAGGCGCTGCTGGTGGTGGGCTGGTTCACCCTCCTGCAGGGCATCCTCGAGGGCGCCATCAACCCCAGCCTCACGGGCGTGGTGGAGCACATCCGCAAGGGCACGCTGGACTTCGTGCTGCTCAAGCCCGCGGACGCGCAGTTCCTGGTGTCCACCCAGCGCTTCCTGCCCTGGCGTGCCTTCAACGTGCTCACCGGGCTGGGGCTGTTCGTCTACGCCTTCGTGCAGCTGGGGCGCGCCCCGTCGCTGACGGGCGTGCTGGCCTCGGTGCTGCTCTTGGGCACCAGCACGCTGCTGCTCTACTCGCTGTGGATATTGACGGTGAGCGCGGCCTTCTTCGTCGTGCGCGTGGACAACCTCACGTACCTCTTCACGTCCATCTTCGACTTCGCGCGCTGGCCGTCCTCGATGTTCCAGGGCGTGGCGAAGGGTGCGCTGACGCTCGTCTTTACCTACGTCATCCCCCTGGCGCTGATGACCACCTTCCCCGCCGAGGCCATGCTGGGGCGGCTGCCGGCGAGGTCCCTCGTCGGCGCCGTGGTGGGCTCGGTCGCCTTCGCCTGGGTGGCCCGCCGCGTGTGGCTGCGCTCCATCGGCCACTACACCTCCGCCAGCAGCTAG
- a CDS encoding RidA family protein: MERRDLNPPTVYSLPSHFTQAVSVPVTNARLLFISAQLALDPQGQLVGAGDMTRQAEQVFDNLKALLAAEGATLDDVTKLTIYVTDISQRAKVGAVRSRYLTGRKPANTIVEVRRLASDDWLIAIDAIAVKHES; encoded by the coding sequence TTGGAGCGACGAGATCTCAATCCCCCCACCGTCTACAGCCTGCCTTCGCATTTCACGCAGGCGGTCAGCGTCCCGGTGACGAACGCGCGGCTGCTCTTCATCTCCGCGCAGCTGGCGCTGGACCCGCAGGGACAGCTCGTGGGCGCGGGGGACATGACCCGGCAGGCGGAGCAGGTCTTCGACAACCTGAAGGCCCTGCTGGCCGCGGAAGGCGCCACCCTGGACGACGTGACGAAGCTGACCATCTACGTCACGGACATCTCCCAGCGCGCCAAGGTGGGCGCCGTGCGCAGCCGCTACCTGACGGGCCGCAAGCCCGCCAACACCATCGTCGAGGTGCGCCGGCTCGCCTCGGATGACTGGCTCATCGCCATCGACGCCATCGCGGTGAAGCACGAGAGCTGA
- a CDS encoding cupin-like domain-containing protein — MIQSYSATNSIPIERIEDPTEEFFRKNYLEKGRPVVIVQKKSPPPQLKWDFDYLARVAGDSPVPVYDWGDKGPTVNDDFEITQMKLAEALVHAKKVHSPETQRYSVCQLSISRFLPTLSGEYKTPDFIANAESLDQLPEPFSETSRRALFVSFFRGIHWHNGREVVAQLAHGQKKFILYHPNDSRFLYPRKLQDSGMAWFDENEAVFCSEIPFESGLDKIDLKKFPLYEHASPYEVDLKAGESLFIPSHWWHFTVAHEPCIVIAHFWDSPLRRWGMPIGWRSLIMKPYRKYLYQHVLKAKKTFSKDSKIKADAV, encoded by the coding sequence GTGATCCAGTCGTACTCGGCAACGAACAGCATTCCCATCGAGCGCATCGAGGACCCCACCGAGGAGTTCTTCCGGAAGAACTACCTGGAGAAGGGCCGTCCCGTCGTCATCGTCCAGAAGAAGTCTCCGCCGCCGCAGCTCAAGTGGGACTTCGACTACCTGGCGCGGGTGGCGGGGGACTCGCCCGTCCCGGTCTACGACTGGGGCGACAAGGGCCCCACGGTGAATGACGACTTCGAAATCACGCAGATGAAGCTCGCGGAAGCCCTGGTGCACGCGAAGAAGGTGCACAGCCCCGAGACGCAGCGCTACTCGGTGTGCCAGCTCTCCATCAGCCGGTTCCTGCCGACCCTGAGCGGGGAGTACAAGACGCCGGACTTCATCGCGAACGCCGAGTCGCTCGACCAGCTCCCGGAGCCCTTCAGCGAGACGTCCCGCCGTGCGCTGTTCGTCAGCTTCTTCCGTGGCATTCACTGGCACAACGGCCGCGAGGTGGTGGCGCAACTGGCGCACGGCCAGAAGAAGTTCATCCTCTACCACCCGAACGACTCCCGCTTCCTCTATCCCCGCAAGCTGCAGGACAGCGGCATGGCCTGGTTCGACGAGAACGAGGCGGTCTTCTGCAGCGAGATTCCCTTCGAGAGCGGGCTCGACAAGATCGACCTCAAGAAGTTCCCGCTCTACGAGCACGCAAGCCCCTACGAGGTGGACCTGAAGGCAGGGGAGTCCCTCTTCATTCCCTCGCACTGGTGGCACTTCACGGTGGCGCACGAGCCCTGCATCGTCATCGCGCACTTCTGGGACTCGCCCTTGCGTCGCTGGGGCATGCCCATCGGCTGGCGCAGCCTCATCATGAAGCCGTACCGGAAGTACCTCTACCAGCACGTGCTCAAGGCGAAGAAGACCTTCAGCAAGGACTCGAAGATCAAGGCTGACGCCGTCTGA
- a CDS encoding SDR family oxidoreductase, whose product MASERTVLITGSNRGIGLEFATQYASDGWRVLATCRAPEAARELLELQQRFPASVHVHALDVGEPAQIDALGALLKEERVDLLVNNAGWAERRATLEQATASYESWERSMRVNAFATMKMAQAFLEPVARSHKRTMVSIGSQMGSITENDTGTRYGYRVSKAAVNMVVRTLAIDLAARGIIVVSLHPGWVKTGLGGPAATLTPRESVLGLRGVIDRLTPVESGRFFAHDGREIPW is encoded by the coding sequence ATGGCTTCCGAGCGCACAGTCCTCATCACCGGAAGCAACCGCGGCATCGGGCTGGAGTTCGCGACCCAGTATGCGTCGGACGGGTGGCGGGTGCTGGCCACCTGCCGCGCTCCCGAGGCCGCCCGGGAGCTGCTGGAGCTGCAGCAGCGGTTCCCCGCCAGCGTCCACGTCCATGCCCTGGACGTGGGCGAGCCCGCGCAAATCGACGCACTCGGCGCGCTCCTGAAGGAGGAGCGCGTGGACCTGCTCGTCAACAATGCGGGCTGGGCCGAGCGGCGCGCCACGCTGGAGCAGGCCACCGCTTCGTACGAGTCGTGGGAGCGCTCCATGCGGGTCAACGCCTTCGCGACGATGAAGATGGCGCAGGCCTTCCTGGAGCCGGTGGCGCGCAGCCACAAGCGCACGATGGTCTCCATCGGCAGCCAGATGGGCAGCATCACCGAGAACGACACGGGGACCCGGTACGGCTACCGGGTCTCCAAGGCCGCGGTGAACATGGTCGTCCGGACGCTCGCCATCGACCTGGCCGCCCGGGGCATCATCGTCGTCAGCCTGCATCCCGGCTGGGTGAAGACGGGGCTGGGCGGGCCGGCGGCGACGCTGACCCCTCGTGAGAGCGTCCTGGGACTGAGGGGCGTCATCGACCGGCTGACGCCCGTCGAGTCGGGGCGCTTCTTCGCCCATGACGGCCGGGAGATTCCCTGGTAG
- a CDS encoding phytanoyl-CoA dioxygenase family protein has product MQVLTPEQATSFLEQGFVVVREAFHRDTAAQLLPHVWARVEEHPTDRSTWKRAGTQIESIIHDGPIADLFTPRFCGSLDDLLGSGRWWTRRDGIGWVVLRFPDSSASWQAPATGWHVDGIHFHHHLTSPEQGLVGIEMLTDIEPGGGGTAVRVGSHKAVARLLHEAEPEGLPYARMRAIAESLQDLPAVEVTGRAGDVLWMHPFMVHARSPNTRDTVRIAANRCVGLHEPMRLQPEHAASASLVEKAIIQALAERR; this is encoded by the coding sequence TTGCAGGTTCTCACTCCAGAGCAGGCCACGTCCTTCCTGGAGCAGGGCTTCGTGGTCGTCCGGGAGGCCTTCCACCGCGACACCGCGGCGCAGTTGCTGCCGCATGTCTGGGCCCGGGTGGAGGAGCACCCCACGGACCGCTCGACGTGGAAGCGCGCCGGCACGCAGATTGAGTCCATCATCCACGACGGGCCCATCGCGGACCTCTTCACGCCCCGCTTCTGCGGCTCGCTGGATGACCTGCTCGGCAGCGGGCGCTGGTGGACGCGGCGCGACGGGATTGGCTGGGTGGTGCTGCGCTTTCCCGACTCCAGCGCCTCCTGGCAGGCCCCCGCCACGGGGTGGCACGTCGACGGCATCCACTTCCACCACCATCTGACGTCGCCCGAGCAGGGGCTCGTGGGCATCGAGATGCTGACCGACATCGAGCCCGGCGGCGGAGGGACGGCCGTGCGCGTCGGCTCTCACAAGGCGGTGGCCCGGCTGCTCCATGAGGCCGAGCCCGAGGGGCTGCCCTACGCCAGGATGCGCGCCATTGCGGAGTCGCTCCAGGACCTGCCCGCCGTGGAGGTGACGGGCCGGGCCGGGGACGTGCTCTGGATGCACCCGTTCATGGTCCACGCGCGCAGCCCCAACACGCGCGACACGGTGCGCATCGCCGCCAACCGCTGTGTCGGGCTCCACGAGCCGATGCGGCTCCAGCCCGAACACGCGGCGAGCGCCTCGCTGGTGGAGAAGGCCATCATCCAGGCGCTCGCCGAGCGCCGCTGA